A portion of the Rhodopseudomonas sp. BAL398 genome contains these proteins:
- the tolB gene encoding Tol-Pal system beta propeller repeat protein TolB, whose translation MPFRLNRRQIISGMATTGALLAMPLRDAFGQARVQITEGNVAPLPIAIPNFVAGTPADAEVGVGVAQVITNNLKRSGLFAPIDQAAYIEKITNIDTPPQFASWKSINAQALVTGRMTRQGDGRLKAEFRLWDVATGQQLTGQQYFTSPEYWRRIAHIISDQIYERLTGEKGYFDSRVVFIDESGPAERRIKRLALMDQDGANVRYLTRGTDLVLTPRFSPSTQEITYMEFGQGDPRVYLFNIETGQREIVGNFPGMSFSPRFSPDGQRVIMSLQQGGNSNLFVMDLRSKSTTRLTDAPAIDTSPSYAPDGGRICFESDRGGKPQIYVMAATGGPAQRISFGEGSYSTPVWSPRGDYIAFTKQGGGQFSIGIMKPDGSGERLLTSGFHNEGPTFAPNGRVLMFFRDPGGNSGPSLFTVDISGRNELRVPTPGFASDPAWSPLLS comes from the coding sequence ATGCCGTTTCGATTGAACCGCCGACAGATCATTTCCGGGATGGCCACGACCGGCGCGCTGCTGGCGATGCCGCTGCGTGACGCCTTCGGTCAGGCCCGCGTGCAGATCACCGAGGGCAACGTCGCCCCGCTGCCGATCGCGATTCCGAATTTCGTCGCCGGCACCCCGGCGGATGCCGAGGTCGGCGTCGGCGTCGCCCAGGTCATCACCAATAATCTCAAGCGCAGCGGGCTGTTCGCGCCGATCGACCAGGCCGCCTATATCGAGAAGATCACCAATATCGACACCCCGCCACAATTCGCCAGCTGGAAGAGCATCAACGCCCAGGCGTTGGTGACCGGCCGGATGACCCGCCAGGGCGACGGCCGGCTGAAGGCGGAATTCCGGCTGTGGGACGTTGCCACCGGTCAGCAGCTCACCGGCCAGCAATATTTCACCTCGCCGGAATATTGGCGCCGCATCGCCCATATCATTTCCGATCAGATCTACGAGCGGCTGACCGGCGAGAAGGGCTATTTCGATAGCCGCGTGGTATTCATCGACGAAAGCGGCCCGGCGGAGCGGCGCATCAAGCGGCTGGCGCTGATGGATCAGGACGGCGCCAATGTGCGCTACCTGACACGCGGCACCGACCTGGTTTTGACGCCGCGGTTTTCGCCGTCCACGCAAGAGATCACCTATATGGAGTTCGGTCAGGGCGATCCGCGGGTCTATCTGTTCAACATCGAGACCGGACAGCGCGAGATCGTGGGAAATTTTCCCGGCATGTCGTTTTCGCCACGGTTTTCGCCGGATGGCCAGCGGGTCATCATGAGCTTGCAGCAGGGCGGCAATTCCAACTTGTTCGTGATGGATCTGCGTTCCAAATCCACCACGCGGCTGACCGATGCGCCGGCGATCGACACCTCGCCGTCCTACGCACCGGATGGCGGTCGGATCTGCTTCGAATCCGACCGTGGCGGCAAGCCGCAGATCTATGTGATGGCCGCCACCGGCGGCCCGGCGCAGCGGATCTCGTTCGGCGAAGGCAGTTACTCCACCCCGGTGTGGTCGCCGCGTGGCGATTACATCGCCTTCACCAAGCAGGGCGGCGGCCAGTTCTCGATCGGCATCATGAAGCCCGACGGTTCCGGTGAGCGGCTTTTGACCTCCGGTTTCCACAATGAAGGCCCGACCTTCGCGCCGAACGGCCGGGTGCTGATGTTCTTCCGCGATCCCGGCGGCAATAGCGGTCCGTCGCTGTTCACGGTGGATATTTCGGGACGTAACGAATTGCGGGTGCCGACGCCGGGATTTGCTTCCGACCCGGCGTGGTCCCCGCTGCTGTCGTAG
- the tilS gene encoding tRNA lysidine(34) synthetase TilS — protein MADNDGSPISVREAKQLFADWKAVPAIVLAVSGGPDSLALMWLAARWRKSLRRGPQLIAVTIDHGLRGEAAGEARQVKRLARALELPHRTLRWRDVKPATGLPAAAREARYRLLAKAARAHGATHMMTAHTRDDQAETLLMRLSRGSGIAGLAAMPRQAPRDGLMLARPLLEVPKARLVATLDRAKIAFVTDPSNADPRFTRPRLRGLMPLLADEGCDSRNLARLAARFARANAALELLTDGAERYLALQGHGDAKPGFDARAFAGLAAEIRVRLLLRAVNKIGHEGQAELGKVEALAAALEQAGAETGPVSRTKGRIRLKQTLAGALVTLTAERLRIEPAPPRRRRD, from the coding sequence ATGGCTGACAACGACGGTTCGCCGATTTCGGTTCGTGAGGCCAAGCAGCTGTTCGCCGATTGGAAGGCCGTGCCGGCGATCGTGCTGGCGGTTTCGGGCGGTCCCGATTCGCTGGCGTTGATGTGGCTGGCGGCGCGCTGGCGCAAGTCGCTCCGTCGTGGCCCGCAGCTCATCGCCGTCACCATCGATCACGGCTTGCGGGGGGAAGCGGCCGGCGAGGCGCGGCAGGTCAAACGATTGGCGCGCGCGCTCGAACTGCCGCACCGCACGCTGCGCTGGCGCGACGTCAAGCCGGCCACCGGACTGCCGGCCGCGGCCCGCGAGGCGCGCTACCGGCTGCTGGCGAAGGCGGCGCGCGCCCATGGCGCAACCCACATGATGACGGCCCACACGCGGGATGATCAGGCCGAGACGCTGTTGATGCGGTTGTCGCGCGGCAGCGGCATCGCCGGCCTGGCCGCCATGCCGCGGCAGGCGCCGCGCGACGGCTTGATGCTGGCGCGGCCGCTGCTTGAGGTGCCCAAGGCGCGACTTGTCGCCACACTGGATCGGGCGAAAATCGCCTTCGTCACCGATCCCAGCAATGCCGACCCGCGCTTCACCCGGCCGCGGCTGCGCGGCCTGATGCCGCTGCTGGCCGACGAGGGCTGCGATTCGCGCAATCTGGCGCGGCTGGCGGCGCGATTCGCCCGCGCCAACGCGGCGCTGGAGCTTCTCACCGACGGCGCCGAGCGTTATCTGGCGCTGCAGGGGCATGGCGACGCAAAGCCGGGATTTGACGCCAGGGCGTTTGCCGGTCTGGCGGCCGAAATCCGGGTTCGATTGCTGCTGCGCGCAGTGAACAAAATCGGCCATGAAGGACAGGCCGAATTGGGTAAGGTCGAAGCGCTGGCGGCGGCGCTGGAGCAAGCCGGAGCGGAAACCGGGCCGGTAAGCCGGACAAAGGGCCGAATCCGGTTGAAACAGACCCTCGCCGGTGCGTTGGTGACGCTGACAGCCGAACGTCTGCGCATCGAACCGGCTCCGCCACGGCGGCGGCGCGATTGA
- the ftsH gene encoding ATP-dependent zinc metalloprotease FtsH encodes MNANLRNFALWVIIVLLLLALFTLFQNPSQRTAAQDISFSQLLTEVDQNKVRDVVIQGPEIRGTFTNGSSFQTYAPNDPTLVSRLYNGKVSITAKPPGDNVPWFVSLLVSWLPFIALIGVWIFLSRQMQGGAGKAMGFGKSRAKMLTEAHGRVTFEDVAGVDEAKQDLQEIVEFLRDPGKYQRLGGRIPRGVLLVGPPGTGKTLIARAVAGEANVPFFTISGSDFVEMFVGVGASRVRDMFEQAKKNAPCIIFIDEIDAVGRHRGAGLGGGNDEREQTLNQLLVEMDGFEANEGVILIAATNRPDVLDPALLRPGRFDRQVVVPNPDVVGREQILKVHVRKVPLAPDINLKVIARGTPGFSGADLMNLVNEAALTAARRNKRMVTQAEFEEAKDKVMMGAERKSLVMTEEEKMLTAYHEGGHAIVGLNVIATDPIHKATIIPRGRALGMVMQLPERDKLSMSLEQMTSRLAIMMGGRVAEELIFGRQKVTSGASSDIEQATRLARMMVTRWGLSEELGTVSYGENQDEVFLGMSVSRTQNASEATVQKIDAEIKRLVEEGYNEATRILTEKRADLEALAKGLLEFETLSGDEITDLLNGKKPKRESVLEPAGPRTSAVPPAGKPRPRPDAGLEPQPQA; translated from the coding sequence ATGAACGCCAATCTGCGCAATTTCGCCCTCTGGGTCATTATTGTCTTGCTGCTGCTGGCGCTATTCACGCTGTTCCAGAACCCGAGCCAGCGCACCGCCGCGCAGGACATCTCGTTCTCGCAGCTTTTGACCGAGGTCGATCAGAACAAGGTTCGCGACGTTGTGATCCAGGGTCCGGAGATTCGCGGCACCTTCACCAATGGCTCGAGCTTCCAGACCTACGCGCCGAACGATCCGACGCTGGTCTCGCGCCTCTATAACGGCAAGGTCTCGATCACCGCCAAGCCGCCTGGCGACAACGTGCCGTGGTTCGTCTCGTTGCTGGTCTCCTGGCTGCCATTCATCGCGCTGATCGGCGTCTGGATCTTTCTGTCGCGACAGATGCAGGGCGGAGCCGGCAAGGCGATGGGCTTTGGCAAGTCGCGCGCCAAGATGCTGACCGAGGCCCATGGCCGCGTCACCTTCGAGGATGTCGCCGGCGTCGACGAGGCCAAGCAGGACCTGCAGGAGATCGTCGAATTCCTCCGCGACCCCGGCAAGTATCAAAGGCTGGGCGGGCGGATTCCGCGCGGCGTGCTGCTAGTCGGCCCTCCCGGCACCGGTAAGACGCTGATCGCGCGTGCGGTCGCCGGCGAAGCCAATGTGCCTTTCTTCACCATCTCGGGTTCCGACTTCGTCGAAATGTTCGTCGGCGTCGGCGCCTCCCGCGTCCGTGACATGTTCGAGCAGGCTAAGAAGAACGCGCCCTGCATCATCTTCATCGACGAAATCGACGCGGTCGGTCGTCATCGCGGCGCCGGTCTCGGCGGCGGCAATGACGAGCGCGAGCAGACCCTCAACCAGTTGCTGGTCGAGATGGACGGCTTCGAAGCCAATGAAGGCGTGATCCTGATCGCCGCGACCAACCGTCCCGACGTGCTCGATCCCGCCTTGCTGCGTCCCGGCCGGTTCGACCGTCAGGTCGTGGTGCCGAATCCCGACGTCGTCGGTCGCGAGCAGATCCTCAAGGTCCATGTCCGCAAGGTGCCGCTGGCGCCGGATATCAACCTCAAGGTGATCGCGCGCGGCACCCCGGGCTTCTCCGGCGCCGACTTGATGAACCTGGTCAACGAGGCCGCCCTGACCGCCGCCCGCCGCAACAAGCGGATGGTGACCCAGGCCGAATTCGAAGAGGCCAAGGACAAGGTGATGATGGGCGCCGAGCGCAAATCGCTGGTCATGACCGAAGAAGAGAAGATGCTGACGGCCTATCACGAGGGCGGTCACGCCATCGTCGGCCTCAACGTCATCGCCACCGATCCGATCCACAAGGCCACCATCATCCCGCGCGGTCGTGCGCTGGGCATGGTGATGCAGCTGCCGGAACGCGACAAGCTGTCGATGTCGCTGGAGCAGATGACCTCGCGGCTGGCCATCATGATGGGCGGCCGGGTCGCCGAAGAGCTGATCTTCGGCCGCCAGAAGGTGACATCGGGCGCCTCCTCCGACATCGAGCAGGCCACCCGCCTGGCGCGAATGATGGTCACCCGCTGGGGCCTGTCGGAAGAACTCGGCACGGTGTCCTATGGCGAGAACCAGGATGAGGTGTTCCTCGGTATGTCGGTGTCGCGGACCCAGAATGCGTCCGAGGCGACGGTCCAGAAGATCGACGCCGAGATCAAGCGGCTGGTCGAGGAGGGCTACAACGAAGCCACCAGGATCCTCACCGAGAAGCGCGCCGATCTCGAGGCGCTGGCCAAGGGACTGCTCGAATTCGAAACCCTGAGCGGCGACGAGATCACCGACCTTCTGAATGGCAAGAAGCCGAAACGCGAATCGGTGCTTGAGCCCGCCGGCCCGCGGACCTCTGCGGTGCCGCCCGCCGG
- the pal gene encoding peptidoglycan-associated lipoprotein Pal — MNQKMRILQGLKLAAVLAVALSMGACANQNPLGGAGADGSLAGAATPGSQQDFVVNVGDRVFFESDQTELSPQAIATLEKQAQWLRSYNRYSFTIEGHADERGTREYNIALGARRAQSVRTFLASRGIDPSRMRTISYGKERPVAVCNDISCWSQNRRAVTVLNAGA; from the coding sequence ATGAACCAGAAAATGCGAATCCTCCAGGGATTGAAGCTGGCTGCGGTCCTCGCGGTCGCGCTGTCGATGGGGGCCTGCGCGAACCAGAATCCGCTCGGCGGCGCTGGAGCCGACGGCTCGTTGGCCGGCGCGGCGACGCCGGGAAGCCAGCAGGATTTCGTGGTCAATGTGGGCGATCGGGTGTTCTTCGAGAGCGACCAGACCGAATTGTCGCCGCAGGCGATCGCCACGCTTGAGAAACAGGCGCAGTGGCTGCGCAGCTACAACCGCTACTCCTTCACCATCGAAGGCCATGCGGACGAGCGCGGGACCCGCGAATACAACATCGCGCTCGGCGCGCGTCGGGCGCAATCGGTCCGCACCTTCCTGGCCTCGCGGGGGATCGACCCGTCGCGGATGCGGACGATTTCCTACGGCAAGGAACGGCCGGTGGCGGTGTGCAACGATATCTCCTGCTGGTCGCAAAATCGCCGCGCCGTCACGGTTCTGAACGCCGGCGCCTGA
- the ybgF gene encoding tol-pal system protein YbgF: MSPSFPVLARAFAVVAMLAFVAPALAQSDGEMDPELRVQQLESQLRELTGQNEELQYRNRRLEEQLKLLQGNAPGATPPAGAQPGVAAAPVGQPQQALPPVYGQQPVQAPMVQEQAPPASTGRRGDAFDPSQNPTAPGVPRPLGGGQLPIPGTAGGRDPGQPLDLSNTASPAYGAPSAPVRKPGPGALTTAPPSQSPRDEFDLGIGYMQRKDYALAEETMRNFIKKYPSDPLTADSQYWLGESFFQRQMYRDAAESFLAVTTKYDTSTKAPDALLRLGQSLAALKEKEAACAAFGEVGRKYPHASKGVKRAVDREQKRVKC, from the coding sequence ATGTCTCCAAGCTTCCCAGTCCTTGCGCGCGCGTTTGCGGTGGTTGCGATGCTCGCATTCGTCGCTCCCGCACTGGCCCAATCCGACGGCGAGATGGATCCGGAGCTCAGGGTGCAGCAGCTCGAAAGCCAGTTGCGCGAGCTCACCGGCCAGAACGAGGAACTGCAATATCGCAACCGCCGGCTCGAAGAGCAGCTGAAGCTGCTGCAAGGCAACGCGCCGGGCGCGACGCCGCCGGCGGGCGCTCAGCCGGGCGTCGCCGCGGCGCCGGTCGGGCAGCCGCAGCAGGCGCTGCCGCCGGTCTATGGTCAGCAACCGGTGCAGGCGCCGATGGTGCAGGAGCAGGCGCCGCCGGCCTCGACGGGCCGCCGTGGTGATGCGTTCGATCCCAGTCAGAATCCGACCGCGCCGGGCGTGCCGCGTCCGCTCGGTGGCGGGCAGCTGCCGATCCCCGGCACTGCGGGCGGGCGCGATCCCGGCCAGCCGCTCGACCTGTCCAATACCGCCTCGCCGGCTTATGGCGCGCCGTCCGCGCCGGTGCGCAAGCCAGGTCCCGGGGCGCTCACCACCGCGCCGCCGTCGCAGAGCCCACGTGACGAATTCGATCTCGGTATCGGCTATATGCAGCGCAAGGACTACGCGCTGGCCGAAGAGACGATGCGCAATTTCATCAAGAAATATCCCAGCGATCCGCTCACCGCCGATTCGCAATATTGGCTCGGCGAAAGCTTTTTCCAGCGTCAGATGTATCGCGACGCCGCCGAATCATTTCTCGCGGTGACCACTAAATACGACACCTCCACCAAGGCGCCGGATGCGCTGCTGCGGCTCGGCCAGTCGCTCGCGGCGCTGAAGGAAAAAGAGGCCGCCTGCGCCGCCTTCGGCGAGGTCGGGCGCAAATATCCGCACGCCTCCAAAGGGGTGAAACGGGCGGTCGATCGCGAGCAAAAGCGCGTCAAATGCTGA
- a CDS encoding cell envelope integrity protein TolA, producing the protein MKLDKIDKTLVASVALHVLVIGWGLLSFSSRAFELPPQDAVAVDTISEDQLAKVMAGTKSGKKENPKPLVEKVAEAEPPPEEAVGKITEKAPVVTETTPPPAPKPKPEEKPVEKKPDPPKKVVEEKPKEEPKPVEKKPEPKVDAIAEALKKEEKKPPPPPKPRPQAAAKPAPTKPKTERTFDESKIAALLDKRDPSRHAVAGETLNSNAALGLAKGKAADNSATWGALFQSQVERCWKKPYGGIEAQRAEAAFVIRLKRDGTLEGMPQPDGHPATPYLRVYQESALRAIIECQPYNLPPAFFEEWKYFAPVFTDRRS; encoded by the coding sequence GTGAAGCTCGATAAGATCGACAAGACCCTCGTTGCGTCGGTTGCGCTGCATGTGCTCGTGATCGGCTGGGGCTTGTTGTCGTTCTCGTCCAGGGCGTTCGAGCTGCCGCCGCAGGATGCGGTCGCGGTGGATACGATTTCGGAGGATCAACTGGCCAAGGTGATGGCCGGCACCAAGTCCGGCAAGAAGGAAAATCCCAAGCCGCTGGTGGAGAAGGTCGCCGAGGCCGAGCCTCCGCCGGAGGAGGCTGTCGGCAAGATCACCGAAAAGGCCCCGGTGGTGACCGAGACGACGCCGCCGCCGGCGCCGAAGCCGAAGCCCGAGGAAAAGCCGGTCGAGAAAAAACCCGATCCGCCGAAGAAGGTGGTCGAGGAAAAGCCGAAGGAAGAGCCGAAGCCAGTCGAGAAAAAACCTGAGCCGAAGGTCGATGCCATCGCCGAAGCCTTGAAGAAGGAAGAGAAAAAGCCGCCGCCGCCGCCGAAGCCGAGGCCGCAGGCTGCTGCCAAGCCGGCACCGACCAAGCCGAAGACCGAGCGCACCTTTGACGAATCGAAAATCGCCGCCCTGCTCGACAAGCGCGATCCGAGCCGGCATGCGGTCGCCGGCGAGACGCTGAACTCCAACGCGGCGCTCGGTCTGGCCAAGGGCAAGGCCGCCGACAATTCGGCGACCTGGGGCGCGCTGTTTCAGTCGCAGGTCGAACGCTGTTGGAAGAAGCCCTATGGGGGGATCGAAGCGCAGAGGGCCGAGGCCGCGTTTGTGATCCGGCTGAAACGCGACGGCACGCTGGAAGGCATGCCGCAGCCCGACGGCCATCCGGCGACGCCTTACCTGCGCGTCTATCAGGAGAGCGCGCTACGTGCGATCATCGAATGCCAGCCCTACAATCTGCCGCCGGCGTTCTTTGAGGAATGGAAATACTTCGCCCCGGTCTTCACCGATCGAAGGTCTTGA
- a CDS encoding N-acyl amino acid synthase FeeM domain-containing protein: MSAASKAENISGPSTRTSELLAKVVYRRAETDAEREAIYRLRYRAYLKEGAVSPNRSGIVTDRYDDMPNSWIFGIFFEDVLTSSLRITVASPEDSVCPSMDVFSDLLEPELAKGQVIVDPTRFVADPSRLSRLPELPYLTLRLAYVACEYFQAQLGLASVRAEHQAFYRRVFMHAVCPPRNYPGLLKPISLMAIDFPASHAKVFARYPFLRSTDFERRMLFERAGDRSRSTLHRADLPAGANLIAS, translated from the coding sequence ATGAGTGCCGCGTCAAAAGCAGAAAACATCAGTGGACCTTCGACCCGCACTTCAGAGCTTCTCGCCAAGGTCGTCTATCGGCGCGCCGAAACCGACGCAGAGAGAGAGGCGATCTACCGGTTGCGCTATCGTGCCTATTTGAAAGAAGGCGCAGTCTCGCCCAATCGCAGCGGTATCGTCACCGATCGCTATGACGACATGCCAAATTCCTGGATCTTCGGGATCTTTTTCGAGGACGTGCTGACCAGCTCGCTGCGCATCACCGTGGCGTCACCGGAAGATTCGGTCTGCCCGTCGATGGACGTGTTTTCCGATCTGCTCGAACCTGAACTTGCCAAGGGTCAGGTCATCGTCGATCCGACCCGCTTTGTCGCCGACCCGTCGCGGCTCAGCCGACTGCCGGAATTGCCCTATTTGACATTGCGCCTGGCCTACGTTGCCTGCGAATATTTTCAGGCGCAGCTCGGCCTTGCCTCGGTGCGCGCCGAACATCAGGCCTTCTATCGCAGGGTCTTCATGCATGCGGTTTGCCCGCCCCGGAACTATCCGGGGCTGCTCAAGCCAATCAGCCTGATGGCGATCGATTTCCCGGCATCCCACGCCAAGGTGTTTGCCCGCTATCCCTTTCTGCGCTCGACCGATTTCGAGCGTCGGATGCTGTTCGAAAGAGCCGGTGACCGGTCGCGGTCGACGCTGCATCGGGCCGACTTGCCGGCCGGGGCCAATTTGATCGCATCTTAA
- a CDS encoding putative bifunctional diguanylate cyclase/phosphodiesterase, translated as MQLAPPSDDPDRQMSPSIYAGLVDSLFMNPLPMVLGAFGPAIAGTVIGYGTGDLLIWLCVPLFVVVGVARALQMYRYKCRNSPLTAAEADIWEKRYRLGAIVYGIALGIWSLTVLFRTDDTAAHMLCATTVVAYTSAGVGRTFGRPRIFHLQVLLACGPLIAGLMLVGGAYHFALAILSIVFFGAIRQLTFSLQRIYLNAWIAKEREAALANQFDTALNNMPHGLCMFSGTDTRLAVMNQRFAQMMKLSRDLMHRSGSASEIVTACVAAGSILPSSGRMIIAEIENALAGEIITVDSESINAQAFLWTFQPMPGGGSVVLVEDITERRDAEARIIHLARYDELTALPNRVNFRDEIERLLVASRGQDDARLSALLFIDLDQFKQVNDTLGHPCGDRLLCAVADRLRNMLRPEDAVARFGGDEFVVFQQNIGSDDEAAALARRIVDRLSERYVIDHHVVEIGASIGIAMTAPAIKADVLLKNADMALYRAKADGRGNFCFFRDEMAQTVEARRILELDLRRALANEEFELYYQPLVNLKTGRISTCEALLRWNHPVRGTVSPVDIIPVAEEMGLIVDLGRWILRRACMECKTWPEQVSVAVNFSSQQFHQRDVLNEVRYALEVSGLPAARLEIEITESSLLRNTQWTHDALAQLHAEGVRIVLDDFGTGYSSLSYLHNFPMQKVKIDRSFLEGIDTVRPLTLLRGVARLSADLGMAVVVEGIETNEQLDLISADGTVTEAQGFLFSRPVPAARVRQLLAASHGDRNGNDATRSLARVIG; from the coding sequence ATGCAGCTGGCTCCCCCGAGCGACGATCCGGATCGGCAAATGTCGCCGTCCATTTATGCTGGCTTGGTGGATTCGCTGTTCATGAATCCTTTGCCCATGGTTTTGGGCGCGTTCGGTCCGGCGATTGCCGGCACCGTGATCGGCTATGGCACCGGCGACCTGCTGATTTGGCTATGCGTGCCGCTGTTCGTCGTGGTCGGCGTCGCCCGCGCCCTGCAGATGTATCGCTACAAGTGCCGAAATTCTCCCTTGACCGCCGCCGAGGCGGATATCTGGGAGAAGCGCTACCGGCTTGGAGCGATCGTCTATGGAATAGCGCTCGGCATCTGGAGTCTCACGGTGCTGTTTCGCACCGACGATACGGCGGCCCACATGCTCTGCGCGACGACGGTGGTGGCCTATACGTCGGCGGGGGTTGGACGAACCTTCGGCCGGCCGCGAATCTTCCACCTGCAGGTCTTGCTGGCATGCGGCCCGCTGATCGCCGGGCTGATGCTCGTCGGCGGGGCCTATCATTTCGCGCTGGCAATCCTGAGCATCGTGTTCTTCGGTGCGATCCGACAACTCACCTTCAGTCTGCAGCGCATCTATCTTAACGCGTGGATTGCCAAGGAGCGCGAGGCGGCGCTGGCCAACCAGTTCGATACCGCGCTCAACAACATGCCGCACGGTCTGTGCATGTTCAGCGGGACCGACACCCGCTTGGCGGTGATGAACCAGCGCTTCGCCCAGATGATGAAACTGTCGCGCGATCTGATGCATCGCAGCGGCAGCGCTTCCGAGATCGTGACCGCATGCGTTGCCGCCGGGTCGATCTTGCCCTCCAGCGGCAGGATGATTATCGCGGAGATCGAAAACGCGCTGGCCGGCGAGATCATCACCGTTGATTCCGAATCCATCAATGCTCAAGCCTTTCTATGGACCTTTCAGCCGATGCCGGGTGGCGGCAGCGTGGTTCTGGTGGAAGACATCACCGAACGGCGCGATGCCGAGGCCAGGATCATCCATTTGGCGCGTTACGACGAATTGACGGCGCTGCCTAACCGGGTCAATTTCCGCGACGAGATCGAACGGTTGTTGGTGGCGTCGCGCGGCCAAGACGACGCCCGGCTGTCGGCGCTGCTGTTCATCGATCTCGATCAGTTCAAGCAGGTCAACGATACGCTCGGCCATCCGTGTGGCGATCGACTGCTGTGCGCCGTGGCCGATCGGCTGCGCAACATGCTGCGGCCGGAGGATGCCGTCGCCCGTTTCGGCGGCGACGAATTCGTGGTGTTTCAGCAAAATATCGGCTCCGACGACGAGGCTGCGGCGCTGGCGCGCCGGATCGTCGACCGATTGAGCGAGCGCTATGTGATCGACCATCATGTGGTCGAGATCGGCGCCAGCATCGGGATTGCGATGACCGCACCGGCGATCAAGGCCGACGTCCTGTTGAAGAACGCCGACATGGCGCTGTATCGCGCCAAGGCCGACGGCCGCGGCAATTTCTGCTTCTTTCGCGACGAGATGGCCCAGACCGTCGAGGCGCGCCGGATCCTCGAGCTCGATCTGCGCCGCGCGCTGGCGAACGAGGAATTCGAGCTTTATTATCAACCGCTGGTCAATCTCAAGACCGGCAGGATCTCGACCTGCGAGGCGCTGTTGCGCTGGAACCATCCGGTGCGCGGCACGGTTTCGCCGGTCGACATCATCCCGGTCGCCGAGGAGATGGGCCTGATCGTCGACCTCGGCCGCTGGATCCTGCGCAGGGCCTGTATGGAATGCAAGACGTGGCCGGAGCAGGTCAGCGTCGCGGTCAATTTTTCCTCGCAGCAATTCCACCAACGCGACGTCCTCAACGAAGTCCGCTACGCGCTCGAGGTGTCCGGTCTACCGGCGGCCCGGCTCGAAATCGAGATCACCGAATCGTCACTGCTGCGCAATACCCAATGGACCCATGACGCGTTGGCGCAGCTGCACGCCGAGGGTGTGCGGATCGTGCTCGATGATTTCGGCACCGGCTATTCCAGCCTGAGCTATCTGCACAACTTTCCGATGCAGAAAGTGAAAATTGATCGCTCTTTCCTCGAGGGCATCGACACCGTGCGCCCATTGACCCTGCTGCGCGGCGTGGCGCGCCTCAGCGCCGATCTCGGAATGGCGGTCGTGGTCGAGGGCATCGAGACCAACGAACAGCTCGACCTGATCAGCGCCGATGGCACCGTGACCGAGGCGCAGGGCTTTCTGTTCAGCCGGCCGGTTCCTGCGGCGCGGGTGCGTCAATTGCTGGCGGCGTCGCATGGCGACCGCAACGGCAATGACGCAACCAGAAGCCTGGCCCGCGTGATCGGCTAA